The genome window TATCTATTCGCGATTTTTCAAGCGCAATATCAACGGGCTCATCATCCGCCTCATAATGTAATTTCCCTGAAGGCATAATCAGCGAAATATTTCCTGAGATTATTCCTGCCGGAGTCTTTGCTATTTCGCCGCCTCCACTGATATTACCCTCAGCGTCAACGGGTGAAGGAAGAATTGTTTTTACAGTTGAAAGGGGCAGATCAGTTAAAGAGAACTTCCCCTTAAAACCTTCAGTCCTGTCCCATGAAGTTTGGAAACAGATATCAGTTTCATTGCTAACCATGCATAGAAATTCAAAATAAGCCTTATCCATGGATACGGATAAAGAAGCAGGTTCCCTGAGAGACCACTTGCCGAATTTACCGGCATTAATTACGGCACTGTTAAATCGTCCGTCCCATACTTCATCCCTGTATCCTCCTGTAATCGAGATGGCCATGCTTTGATTATCCATTAGCGCATCCATTGAAATGGAATGAGCCGAAACCAGACCGTTGCTTTTAAGAGAAACAGTTTTGAACTTTTGTCGTTCAATCAGGAGCTTGGCCGCACTTATATCTATGAATGATTCTCTTTCATCTTTCGTGTCGATATCAAATACGGTCTTAATGCTTTCAGCACTGTAGTTATTATAGGAGACTGCTTTTCCGTTGATAGTGCCTTTGATTAAAGGATAAAATCTGCTGCCCGTGACGGAACCGCTGCCTTCGATTACTCCCTTTAATGTAGGCATCAGGTCTCCTGCATCACCTATTTGCGCTTTCCATTTTAGTGACAATGTATCGGCCACTTTACCTGAGGCGGACAAATGTGATTTACCTGAGCTGACTTCCAGGCCGGCCAACTCCAGTTGTGAGTTCTTCGCAGAAAATCGCGCTTGCGCTTTTAACTGCCTGTTTCTTAAATCCCCTTCTACAGTCACTTCAGACGGTTTGACTGTGAGTGCCCCCTTTTTATATTGCCCTGAGGAATGAAGGGTTACATCCATTGCTCCTTGCCATTCCGGCCACTGAATTCCCGGATTAAGGCTTTCAGAGTTTATATTAAATGCCCAGCTTATATCAGGTTCCCAGCCCATAGAGCCCTTGCCTGTAACTATGCCGTCAAGTATACGAAGGGAAAGAGATGAAATGTTTGCATTCGTGCCGAATCCATGCCCGCTGATATCGCCGGAAAGAGTCAGGTCAGGCCATCTCTTGTTGAGGATTAACGTATTGAATTCCCGGACAGCAAGGTTTCCCTCCCAACTGGGTTTTTTTATTATGTTACTGATGTTCACCTTTATATCAGATGAAAATGGATATGTTGTTTCCTGTTTTATCTTGAGCATTTTAAACGTGCCGGCAATTTCTCCGTGCCCTGATATCTCTTCATATCCCGGGGCACGTATTTTCCATGATGTGGAGATGCTCATCGGGTAATCCCCGGTGGGAGATAGCCATCCTTTTGCGGCAAGAGTAAGTTCGGGCATTTCTATATCCAGTTGATTAATTCTTATGGCCTTGGGGCCCATACGCCCTTTTAGTGAAACTGTTTGAATATTAACAGGATTCCGATTACCGCTTTGCATAATGGAGATATTGTTAATAACCGCTTTCTCAAGTACAATTTTCAGCGGGATACTGACCTCCGGCAAACATGCGGCTGGTGCAGCCGGTCCGGTTTGTCCGGCAGTAATAATAGTGACTCCTTCTACTTTCAGGTTGGAGAAATGGGCCTCTAAAAGCATGAACCTGGAAGCTTTCCAATCCAGCGCAATCTCATCTATGCCGAATGACGACTTACCCGATTTATAAATTATGCCCCTTATTTTCATAGGCCCGGAAAGCCTGCCCTGTGCAGACGTTATGGATAATCCGTCAACGGAATGTATAGCTTTGGTTATCAGCCATTGCAATCCTGCTTCGGAATGTATGAGGTAGAGAATTCCTGTGATAAATAGAATAATAATTAATGTACCTGTTATTAAGAAAACCCGTTTCATAAATCAGGCCCCACAACTAAATGAATACGCCAGCCTTTATCCGGTTCGGACACCGGGAAAGCCAGGTTAATCCTCACTGGTCCCAAAGGCGACTTCCACCGTAAACCAAACCCTGCTCCCGACTCCATGGTGTCCGAAATCGAATTCATTGCATTCCCTGCATCATAGAATAAAGCAGCGCTCCAGTTTCCCCGTATTTTCTGCTCATATTCAATGCTCCCGACAAGAAGATGCTTGCCGCCCGTAATATCGCCGTTTCCATCCTCCGGGCCGAGTGAGTTATAAGCATAACCACGTATACTATGATCTCCTCCTGCAAAAAACCTGATAGATGGGGGCAGCTCCGAGACGTCACTTACTATAGAAGTTGCTCCTTCGCCGCGCATGATAATTCTGCCGCCGGTCCACAAACTACGTATACATTTCAGTTGTGACCGCAATTGCAGAAAGGATGAATCCGATATAATCGAATCATGGGCACCGCGGATGTCAAGACATAACCTGAGTCCACGTTTTGTGTTAACAGGATTGTCCGCCCATATTTTTGTCCGTCTGATTCCCGATATAAGGAGGGTGGTCAGTCCTTCATCATCGGCAACATCAAAGTCTTCCCTTTCATAGTTAATGTATACCGACTCCCTCCAGTCCTTTATAACGTGATTGAACCGCATGCTGCTAAAGATTTTCTCACTAAAGCTTGTCTTCGTATCTTCCCTTAAGAGCCCGGACGCAAAGACCAGACTGTCAGTGCGCGGGTCTTTGAGAGGAACAGTATACTCCCCGGTGACACCTGATTTGATCTCCGATTTCTTTAATGTAATGCCAAACCGTTGTCCTGCTTTATTTATTCTGTTTATTTCCCACCCCACGCTTCCTCTGAATCCGGTGTCTGTTCCAAAACCCAGACCAAACGTGTATTTATTTCGTTTGTGTGGAACAAGTTTAACATCTATGGGCACTTCAAGATCTTCAGCCTGATCAATATGGGGTGTGATCTCTACGGACTCGAAATAGTCGCTGTTATTCAAGGCGTTCTTAAGGTCAAGTATGCTGGATACTACATAGGGCTCACCTTTTTTGAAATGTATGAAACGAGCAAGGAATTCATGACTGAAAACGTTCTGAAAAAAAGTCACATTGCCGAAACGAAATTGCGGTCCCGTGTTAAAGTTAAGGATTATATTTGAGATCCCTTTTTTTGCATGCACCTCTATTTTACTTTTAAGCATTTGAGCTTTAAAAAATCCAAAACTTATTGCTGTATCTTGAAGGAGACGCTTGGCCTTTTCATATTGCTCATGGTTTAATATATCTCCTTTATTAACCGGGATATGTTCTATAAATCTCTTGAAACTCTTATGATTCCGGCCTTCTCCTGTGATCGAGACTTCAACATTGTCGATGATAACAGGATCACCCGGGGTTATTCTGTAGAAAAGATTCCAGGTTGATTCTTTAAGGAGAATTTCTGCCTGAATATAAGGCCGATAATATCCAAAGGGCTGAAGTGCCTGCCTGATTTCATAGGGGGCTTTTTTATGAAGCTTTTTCATCAGGCTCTCCGTCATATCCGGATGCTTCTTTTGTTGTTCTATACTCAAAAAAGCAAAAACGTTATTTTTGATATCACCTTCGACGCCTTTAACGGAGACGTTTATATTAATCGCCGCATGTGCAGGTTGAATATTAAGGAGGGTAATTGTAAGTGCAAGAGCATAATTAATAAACGTTTTTGTCACTTTGCCAATTAAAATAATGGAGGCATAGTGGCAGAAAGTATTGGTGGGTACTAAAATGGTAATTCAACTTCCCGGCAGAGTAAAACACCGATCTCCTGCTATGCAGGATATCGGTGCTTTATGTTATAACAAGTTTTCAGAGCGGTGCTCGATTTATTCCCATCTCTTTATTGTATAGTCTTGATTTTATAATCTTTGGGAAGGTGAGCAGTGCCTTTAATACATGGAATACCTGTTTCTTTGTGGATATTTTCAAGGATTTTATCAATGTTTTCGCAAAACCCGCCATCTTTGTCAGACCAGCCTGCATCGGTCTTTTTAGCAAAAGTACATGTGCAGAAGTGAACTGCCTCAGCGCCCTTGGCCTTGAGAATTTTTGATAAATCGACTGCTACATCACCCGGGCATTTACATGTAAAAACACCAGTCAGGGTACAATCTTCGTAATTTGCGAAGCCCTCCTTTTTTTCATTCAGGCATCGAAAACAGCTTGTCAAAGGACATCTTTCCATATTTTTTTCACAACGGATAATGGCTACATTTGTCATTTATAACCTCCTTATTTATTGCAGAATTTTGATTATTTAATAACATGGACTGCCACACAAACAATTTTACTCTCGTAAAAAGGTGGAGATTGTCTTCACATCTGAAAAAGCTATTACACCATCCCACCAACCTTCCTTTATCACTTTATCAAGGATTTTATCAATTAAATTGTTTGGTAAAACGTTCATCTCTTTAGCTGCCGCTCTTACGTTTTGTCCAGCCTGGCCCCAAAGCCTGGCTATAGATTGCTGTCGCTATCCATATTGTCTATGAGATCAATCAAAAACCGGCACTGCGCTTTTAATTCCTTGAAGGCTCTTTTTTTGCCGCCTCCGTCCTTATCCATGATCTTCTCCATTTTGTTTTTCTCTAGGGCTCGGCCTGCTGTGGTTTCGGATGCAAGATAACCTCTTTCAAGGAGATTTATTATATGGTCGGCTATTTGGTCGGGTTTGTAAGGAGTATACTCCGGATTATACCATTTATATATCCAGTTACACATCCCAAGTATTCCATATGTTTGCAGCTTGGTGTCAGTATCCCTGAAGACTCCCTGGTCGATACCTTCCCCAATAATTTTTTCTAAAATTTGGTTATATTTTTTTTTTTCAGCCTTAATCCCTTTAAAATCCGCCGGTGAAAGCTGATTCTCCTCAGCAAAAAAAACAGAAAGAATAGAGAGTGACTTTATGCTGATATTTTTAACGTGGTTACTTATAATAAGACGCATCTTTTCATCCGGAGGAAGATTCATCTCAGCGATTTTATTTGTATTTTTGAAAATGCTCTCAAGTGCCTTAATATAAATTATTGAAAGCAGGTTCTCTTTGCTGGAAACATAATGATATAATGCAGCTTTGGTTATCCCTATCTCTTTGGCTACATGTTCAAGGGTGGTGGACCTGTATCCATTTTTGTGAAAGAGTTCAGTGGCGGTATTAATAATTCTTTTTATCCGCAAACTCTTATCCAGCACCCTGAAATTATTATTATTATTCAAATTACTACCTTTAAGCGGTTGAATTGTCTCCCTGCTTGGGTTTTAATTAAATTTAAGCGTTCCCAAAGGAATTGAAGGGAGATACGATTTTTGCTTATTTGTTTATATGGATGTTTTATTGTCTTTTGGGGAAGAGGAGGCTTTTGAAAGATTACAAAAGTTGATTACAAATGATCATATATATGCTTTATAGTCAACAAAAAAAATAATTTTTTGATTGATTCTGTTCGCTTAATTTTTAAAAAATCTTGACAATGATTAAACGGGCAGTTAGTTATGGTGAATCATTGGTAACTTGATTGGGAAATTTATACCTTTAAATGTGCTATCTATTTTCAGCTTCATATCTTTATATTTACCCAAACCGGACTTCCAGGTTTGGGGGTTTTTGTTTTGCAGAATAAAACCTTGCCAGAAGGATAAAATGTTCATATTAATTATAGATTTACTGATAACGCAGTGAAATTATTTATCTGGAAACAGATATCTATTTCACTCCTGTTTGGAAAATATAATTAATAAGGTCGTTTTATGAATAATAATACTAAATTTATATTTGTTACCGGCGGTGTTGTTTCTTCACTCGGTAAGGGACTGGCGTCAGCCGCCATAGGAGCTCTCCTTGAGAGCCGCGGACTTACTGTAACTATTCAAAAGCTGGATCCTTACATAAATGTTGATCCCGGCACCATGAATCCTTTCCAGCACGGCGAGGTTTTTGTAACAGACGACGGAGCTGAAACAGATCTGGACCTTGGCCATTATGAGCGCTTTACTACCGCCAAGTTGGGGAGAAACAACAATTTTACCACCGGTAAAATTTACTACTCGGTTATAAATAAAGAAAGAAAAGGCGCTTATCTGGGAGGGACGGTTCAGGTCATTCCCCACATAACGGACGAGATCAAAAACAGCATCAGACTGGTTGCCGGGGGTATGGACGTAGTCATCGTTGAAATCGGGGGTACCATCGGTGATATAGAAAGCTTGCCGTTTCTTGAGGCTATCAGGCAATTTAAGGTGGATGCAAGAAAAGAGAATGTTATCTATATACATCTCACCCTGGTTCCATATATTGCAACTGCCGGAGAGGTTAAAACCAAGCCTACCCAGCACAGCGTCAAAGAACTGAGAAGCATAGGCATACAGCCTGATATTCTTTTATGCCGCACGGACAGATTTCTTTCAGAAAGTATTAAGGATAAAATAGCTCTTTTCTGTAATGTGAGCACTGATGCCGTTGTTACCGCCAAGGATGTTGATTGCATATATGAAGTGCCGCTGTTCTTTCATCAAGAGGGCCTTGATGATAAAATTGTCGAGCTCCTAAATATATGGACCAGGGCCCCAAAGCTTCAGGTATGGGAAAATATTGTAAGAAAGCTCAAGGAGCCCGAACACTTTGTCACCATTGCGATAGTCGGAAAATATACGGATCTGACGGAATCATACAAGAGCCTGAACGAAGCCCTGTATCACGGAGGAATTTCAAATGACTGCAAAGTTAATCTTGAATTTATCGATTCCGAGAATATAACCGACGATAATTGCAGGGAGATTCTTGGAACAGCAGACGGAATCCTGGTTCCCGGGGGATTCGGGCCTCGCGGTATTAAAGGGAAAATTTGCGCCGCAAAATACGCCCGGGAACAATTAGTGCCATTTTTCGGAATATGCCTTGGCATGCATATAGCCGTGATAGAATTTTCACGCAATGTTGCAGGCCTGGAGTATGCCCATAGCACGGAATTCGATAAAAATACAACTGATCCTGTCATTTATCTGATGAGTGAATGGTATGATGACAGGACCAAAACCATACAGAAAAGGGATATGAATTCCGACAAAGGCGGCTCTATGCGGTTGGGCGCTTATCCTTGCTGCATAAAAGAAGGAACTTTGGCACACTTGGTATATAATAAAATCGATATCTCGGAGCGTCACCGTCACAGGTATGAATTCAACAACATTTATATGGAGAGGCTTGAAGAAAAAGGGCTTGTTGTAAGCGGAACTTCCCCTGATAAAGAATTGGTTGAGATTATAGAAGTCAAAGAGCACCCCTGGTTTTTGGGATGCCAGTTTCACCCGGAATTCAAATCCCGCCCCATGGCACCGCACCCACTTTTTACTGATTTTATCAAGGTTGTACTGGTCGAATCAAATAATCAATGAGAAAAATAATAGTTTTTGACCAGACAATTCGAGAAGGCATGCAGTATCGTGGGCTCATGTTTTCCTATGCTGAGCGTTTGAAAATTATGGAGTTTCAGCAGGCCCTGGGAGTAGATATATCCCAGGCCGGCTATCCTCCTGCACATGAATCCGAAATCAGGCATATAAAAAAAATATACCATGAGGCTTCCAGGCGGAATTACAATATCCGTATTTCCGGGTTGTGCCGGGCGCTTGTTAAGGATGCAAGCCGGATGGTGGAAACTGGCCTCGAAGAGTTTAACCTGCATACTTCTTTTACTGCTGAAATGCTTTCGAGACAAAGTGTCGAAAGCATTTTTAATTCATTGAAAGATACTGTTCTATTTATACGATCGAAAGTCGAAAAGCCAAGTATCGAAGTAAGTCTTCTCGATATAGGCAAGACAGATATGGAACTCTTAAAAAAATGCGCTGTTTTTTTAATCAACAATTTAAAAATTAATATTCTTTCCCTTCCGGATACATCAGGTTTAATGTCGCCTAATCAGGTCTGCAAACGGGTAAAAATTATAAGTAGTCTGGCAGGGAAAAATACTCAAATCGGGATACATTGTCATAATGATCTTGGTATGGCCACTGCCAATACGATTATGGGTATTCTGGCAGGAGCTTCAATCATAGAAGTTTCGGCCCTCGGAATAGGTGAAAGAAACGGGATCGGCGATATTTTTATCACCGGTAAAAATTTAAAGGATCAGGGTTTTGATTTAAATCTTGAAACAGAAAAAGAGGATATCTTCAGGGAATATTATGAGTTTGTCGATTCAGTATGTTACCAAAAGACGGGGATTAAACTACTGAACGACAACACTCCTTTTTTCGGAAATTCCTCTATGACCCATGTTGCCGGAACCCATGGTATTGGGCAATTCGGCCTGGCTGCAGATCAGGAATTTTATCTTAACGTTCTATGCGGGAAACATCTTGTCGAGAATTATCTTAAGCTGCATAAGATCGGATATGAAAAAAAATACCTGCAAGAGATTGTTGCCAGGATTAAGGATAAAAGCGCCGAGGCCGACAGGTGTGTGACAAAAGAAGAAGTTAAAGAAATTGTAGTTGAGTCAGGTTGAAGGATAGGCCGGGAAGCTTTATGTAAATTCCCACTTAAATCATTTCAATCTGTTACCTGTCTGCCACAGGGGAAGAGGTTTGCCCATTTTTGTGTTAAAAGTTTGCGAAACATAAACTTTGGAATATCCTTCCGTGAACTGATAACTGTAAACCGTGAACGGTTACAAAAATATATACAAGAAAGGAATAATTGATGGCATTTGAACTTACCAAAGAAGAATTGATGGTACAAAAAATGACAAGGGAATTTGCACAAAAGGAACTGGTTGAACAGGCTGCGGAAAACGACAAAACACATAGCTACCCTGCTGAAGCATTAAAAAAAATGGGCGAACTCGGTTATTTGGGAATGCTTGTTAAAGAAGAGTATGGCGGTGATGATGCAGGTACTGTATCGTATGCCTTGGCCCTGATGGAAATTGCCGCTGCAGATGCTTCTTGTGCTGTTATTATGTCGGTACATGATTCAATTGGCTGTGGAAGCATCCAGAAATTCGGAACAGAAGAACAGAAAAAAAAATGGCTTGAACCTATGGCTCGCGGAGAATTTATCGGTGCTTTTTGCCTGACTGAACCAGAAGCCGGTTCTGATCCGCAGTCAATGGGGACTACGGCGGAAAGAAATGGAGATGATTATATAATCAATGGCATTAAACGGTTTATTACCACAGGAAAAAATGCAGGGGTCTATGTAACCATAACAAAAACAGATCCCGCTGCCGGCAGCAAAGGAATGACGGCATTTTTACTGGACCAGAGTCTGCCCGGATTTATAGTGGGCAGGGTTGAAGACAAGATGGGCCAACGCGGTTCCGACACTACTGATATCATATTAGAAAACTGCCGGGTTCCTGCATCAAGAATGCTTGGCAAAGAGGGCGAAGGATTTATGGTTGCCATGTCAAGCCTTGAAGACGGCCGAATCGGAGTCGGATCCATAGGGTGCGGAATAGCAATGGCTGCTTTGGGTGAGACTATAAAATACGCAAAACAGAGAAAACAGTTTGGCCGGCTTATTGCTGAAAATCAGGCAATAAGATTCATGATCGCAGATATGAAGATGAAAGTCGAAGCGGCCCGTTTGTTGATATTGAACGCAGCATCTAAAAAAGACAGGGGTGAAAGCTGTGCCCTTGAGGCGTCCATGGCAAAATGTTATGCTACTGATATTGCACAGGAGGTATGCGGCGAGGCTATCCAGATTCACGGCGGATATGGATACCTGACGGATTATCCGGTAGAGCGTTATTACAGAGATGCCAGGATCACAACAATTTACGAAGGAACCAATCAGATACAAAGAATCGTTATTGCAAACGAGATATTGGGCAAAATCATTTCATAATATATATATAGATTGTCACATAAATAATTTCACTGCGTTATCGGTCGTTGGAGTAGAGACGCAAGATTTTGCGTCTCTACCACCTTTAAAACTATCTATAATTATAAAATCCTCGCCCGGTTTTTCTGCCAAGCCATCCGGCCTCAACGTATTTTCTAAGGAGGGGGCAAGGACGATACTTGGAATCTTTAAATCCATTGTAAAGTGTTTCCATTATTGCAAGGCATGTATCCAGACCTATAAGATCAGCCAGGGCAAGCGGCCCCATGGGATGATTCATGCCTAATTTCATAACTGTATCAATAGCTTCAGGAGTTCCCACGCTATGATACAGGCAGAAAACAGCCTCATTAATCATCGGAAGCAGAATCCGGTTAGCAATAAAACCAGGATAATCATTGGCCTCAGCCGGAGTCTTGCCGAATTTCAGGCTTAGGTCCCATGTGGTTTTAAATGTTTCCTCTGATGTGGCAATCCCCTTTATGATTTCAACAAGCTTCATAACCGGCACGGGATTCATGAAATGCATTCCAATGACCTTTTCCGGTCTTTTTGTCTGGGCTGCAATACGTCCGATGGGAATTGAAGAAGTGTTGGTCGACAGTATCGTGTCCGGTTTACATATCTCATCCAGATCTTTGAAAATCTGCATTTTGATCGGCTCATTTTCAGTGGCAGCCTCAACAACAAAATCCGCCTCCTCCATATCCTTGAGGGCCACACTGGTCTTGATCCGGCCAAGTACGGCATCCTTCTCATCCGCCGTTATTTTGCCCTTGTCCACATTTTTACCAAGTATCTTGGTAATATTTGCCATGCCGCGCTCTACAAATTCAGTATTAATGTCATTCATAATAACATTAAGGCCGCTCATTGATGCGACCTGAGCGATGCCATTACCCATCTGACCTGCGCCGATTACGCCGTAAGTCTTAATATCCATATCAATATCTCCTTAAGTGATTAAAAGTTATCTTTTAACGATCATGGACACAGCCTCTCCCCCTCCGAGGCAGAGTGAGGCCAGTCCTGTTTTTTTATCCTGTTTTATCATTTCATGAAGCAATGTAACTAAAACGCGGCACCCGCTGGCACCGATAGGATGACCAAGCGCTACAACGCCGCCGTTGACATTAACCTTGCTTCCGTCAAGTTTTAGTTCCTGTGCTATTGCCGCACTTGATCCGCTAAATGCCTCGTTTACCTCAAAAAGATCTACATCATCAATGGAAATCCCTTCTTTTTTAAGGCACTTGGGAATTGCCCAGATAGGTGCAACAAGAACATATTTCATATCCAAAGCAAATGACGCCTGTGCGCCTATTGTCGCAAGGATTTCGCATCCAAGCTCTTCTGCCTTTTCTCTTGACATAACTACAACTGCAGCCGCTCCGTCACTTATTATGGAGGCATTGCCGGCCGTGCCTACTCCGCCTTTTTTAAAAGCGCCCTTCATTTTGGACAGCAATTCCAAAGAAGTCTCTTGCGGGCATTCATCATCCTCAAAAATAACAGGATCGCCCTTGCGCTGTGGTATTTCAACCGGTATAATTTCATCCTTGAATCTGCCGGACTTTATGGCAGTTAGCGCGCGGCGGTAAGATTCCACAGCAAATTTGTCCTGATCCTCTCTGCTGATATTATATTTTTCAGAGCAGAGTTCATTCGATATACCCATATGAAAATCATTGACAATATCCCACAAACCGTCATTGATCATATGATCCTTAATAGCGCCATGACCCATACGGTACCCTGTTCTAGCTTTATCCAGATAATATGGTGCCATACTCATAGATTCCATGCCTCCGGCAACAAGGATATCGGCATCGCCTACCTGAATCGCCTGGGCTGCCAGCATAACGGTTTTTAAAGAAGATCCGCAAACCTTGTTAACCGTAATACACTCGACTTTCCATGGCATACCGGCCTTTACTGCAGCCTGTTTGGCAGGATTTTGGCCGTAACCGCAGGGGAGTACCTGCCCCATCAGTACTTCATCAACGTCTTCTTTTTTGATTCCGGCCCTCTTTACTGCTTCCTTAATAACTATAGCGCCAAGATCTGTGGCGCCGATTTTGCTTAATGAGCCGCCAAAACTCCCCAGGGGAGTCCGCACTGCACTTACAATGACTGCTTCTTTCATTTACAATTTCTCCTTCATAATATTTTGAGTGATAACAAATCAATCTTATTAACTTGCAGGATTAGATGCTGAAAAGATGGGAGGCTGGAAGGCTGGGAGACTATAAAGCTTCCAAGCCTCCCAGTATTTTATCATATATCCGGCATCCTTCATATCACTTCAAAAGTATTTTACACTTTTTTTAACAAATAAACCTATCTGTGTGCCATTGTTGTTTCAAAAGTGTCAACGACAAATGAAGGATGCCATATATCTAAACTTTTTTTAAATTATACCTCGGAAGGTTATAAATTGTTTTTTTCGGTCTTTAAACACCTACATATTCCTTCGATATTGTCCGCCCACTCCATACAAAGCTTCAGTTATCTGACCAAGGGAGCATACACGGACAGTATCCATAAGCTCTGCAAAAATATTACCGTCTTCCAGGGCAACCCTCTGTAAACTTAACAAGGCCTCGGGTGCCTCTTTTTCATGCAGTTTGTGAAAATCTGCAAGACGCTTCAACTGGGACTCCTTTTCATCATCTGTGGCTCTTGCAAGTTCAAGCTCTGCTGCGCCTTCTTCCAGGTTGGTTTCAGTATCCTGGAACATATTCACCCCTACAATCGGAAACTCTCCGGTATGCTTTAATCCTTCATAATACATCGATTCTTCCTGGATTTTGCTGCGCTGGTAGCCGGTTTCCATGGCACCCAGAACACCCCCGCGTTCTGTAATCCTGTCAAATTCGGAGAGAATCGCCTCTTCCACCAGAGCTGTCAATTCCTCTACTACGAAACTGCCCTGGTTCATATTCTCGTTTTTGGCAAGCCCCCATTCACGGTTAATTATAAGCTGGATAGCCAGCGCACGCCGCACAGATTCGCGACTGGGAGTCGTGATCGCCTCATCATAGGAATTGGTGTGCAGGCTGTTACAGTTATCGTAAATCGCGCACAGAGCCTGGAGAGTAGTCCGAATATCATTAAACTGTATATCCTGGCTGTGCAGGGATCTGCCGGATGTCTGAACATGATACTTCAGCTTCTGGGAAAGGGCTGATGCTCCATATTTTTCACGTAAAGCGATCGACCAGATCCGCCGGGCAACCCGACCGATTACAGTATATTCCGGGTCCATGCCGTTTGAGAAGAAATATGACAAACTCGGCG of Desulfosarcina sp. BuS5 contains these proteins:
- a CDS encoding acyl-CoA dehydrogenase family protein, with the protein product MAFELTKEELMVQKMTREFAQKELVEQAAENDKTHSYPAEALKKMGELGYLGMLVKEEYGGDDAGTVSYALALMEIAAADASCAVIMSVHDSIGCGSIQKFGTEEQKKKWLEPMARGEFIGAFCLTEPEAGSDPQSMGTTAERNGDDYIINGIKRFITTGKNAGVYVTITKTDPAAGSKGMTAFLLDQSLPGFIVGRVEDKMGQRGSDTTDIILENCRVPASRMLGKEGEGFMVAMSSLEDGRIGVGSIGCGIAMAALGETIKYAKQRKQFGRLIAENQAIRFMIADMKMKVEAARLLILNAASKKDRGESCALEASMAKCYATDIAQEVCGEAIQIHGGYGYLTDYPVERYYRDARITTIYEGTNQIQRIVIANEILGKIIS
- a CDS encoding 3-hydroxybutyryl-CoA dehydrogenase, translating into MDIKTYGVIGAGQMGNGIAQVASMSGLNVIMNDINTEFVERGMANITKILGKNVDKGKITADEKDAVLGRIKTSVALKDMEEADFVVEAATENEPIKMQIFKDLDEICKPDTILSTNTSSIPIGRIAAQTKRPEKVIGMHFMNPVPVMKLVEIIKGIATSEETFKTTWDLSLKFGKTPAEANDYPGFIANRILLPMINEAVFCLYHSVGTPEAIDTVMKLGMNHPMGPLALADLIGLDTCLAIMETLYNGFKDSKYRPCPLLRKYVEAGWLGRKTGRGFYNYR
- a CDS encoding acetyl-CoA C-acetyltransferase, with product MKEAVIVSAVRTPLGSFGGSLSKIGATDLGAIVIKEAVKRAGIKKEDVDEVLMGQVLPCGYGQNPAKQAAVKAGMPWKVECITVNKVCGSSLKTVMLAAQAIQVGDADILVAGGMESMSMAPYYLDKARTGYRMGHGAIKDHMINDGLWDIVNDFHMGISNELCSEKYNISREDQDKFAVESYRRALTAIKSGRFKDEIIPVEIPQRKGDPVIFEDDECPQETSLELLSKMKGAFKKGGVGTAGNASIISDGAAAVVVMSREKAEELGCEILATIGAQASFALDMKYVLVAPIWAIPKCLKKEGISIDDVDLFEVNEAFSGSSAAIAQELKLDGSKVNVNGGVVALGHPIGASGCRVLVTLLHEMIKQDKKTGLASLCLGGGEAVSMIVKR